One genomic segment of Acinetobacter sp. C26M includes these proteins:
- the raiA gene encoding ribosome-associated translation inhibitor RaiA, with protein sequence MQITIRGHHLTITPAIEENIKEKFSQMTKHLDQVNSMQIKLAKDHQIDKRSHKGSANHIAEAIIRLPGVELFAQATADDMYTSIRKLTDKLKRQLAKHRKIQCSYQHELALLS encoded by the coding sequence ATGCAAATAACAATTCGTGGACATCATTTAACCATTACACCAGCCATTGAAGAAAATATAAAAGAAAAGTTTAGTCAAATGACCAAGCATCTAGATCAGGTCAATAGTATGCAAATCAAACTCGCTAAAGATCATCAGATTGATAAACGTTCACACAAAGGAAGTGCAAACCATATTGCTGAAGCGATTATTCGTTTGCCGGGGGTGGAACTGTTTGCACAGGCGACAGCCGATGATATGTATACTTCGATTAGAAAACTTACAGATAAATTAAAACGTCAGCTTGCAAAGCATCGAAAAATTCAATGTTCGTATCAGCATGAACTGGCACTTTTGAGTTAG
- the ibaG gene encoding BolA family iron metabolism protein IbaG produces MNSEQLTQILKEAFPEAEVAVSGQAGKFDLRIVDDQFEGKRTVARQQSVYAPLNSYIASGAVHAVTIRAMTKDEWRKASLFGA; encoded by the coding sequence ATGAATAGTGAGCAGCTCACGCAAATTTTAAAAGAAGCTTTCCCTGAAGCAGAAGTAGCGGTGAGCGGACAAGCTGGGAAATTTGACCTTCGTATTGTTGATGATCAGTTTGAAGGTAAACGTACCGTTGCTCGTCAACAATCGGTTTATGCACCTCTAAATTCTTATATTGCGAGTGGTGCAGTTCATGCTGTAACGATTCGCGCAATGACAAAAGACGAATGGCGCAAAG